One part of the Vitis riparia cultivar Riparia Gloire de Montpellier isolate 1030 chromosome 8, EGFV_Vit.rip_1.0, whole genome shotgun sequence genome encodes these proteins:
- the LOC117920412 gene encoding E3 ubiquitin-protein ligase RHF2A-like isoform X1: MEVEGMEEVKNSENHMTSAAAFVEGGVQEACDDACSICLEAFCDSDPSTLTSCKHEFHLQCILEWCQRSSQCPMCWQSISLKDPTSQELLEAVERERNIRLTPPRSAIFHHPTLGDFELQHLPVGTNDPELEERIIQHLAAAAAMGRAHHIARREGQRSRSSAHGRSHFLVFSTHPNATASSPVPASLAQVGENEPAAITVASPSIPLPAGGDEPSQEIPQFPSVQTDHMSASASRSAVTPRRISFNNRSSASQSSPPDQDRAGPSELQSFSESLKSRLNAVSMRYKESISKSTRGWKERLFSRNNSMADLGSEVRREVNAGIASVSRMMERLDTRENNGAGQASVSNHLADSVTEQSNQNERETPENPLNDSNTPAACAASSGSN, from the exons ATGGAG GTTGAGGGGATGGAAGAGGTAAAAAATTCTGAGAATCATATGACATCAGCTGCAGCTTTTGTTGAAGGAGGAGTGCAAGAAGCTTGTGATGATGCTTGCAGCATATGCCTTGAAGCATTCTGTGACAGTGATCCTTCTACG TTGACTAGTTGCAAGCATGAGTTTCACCTTCAGTGCATTCTTGAATG GTGCCAGAGAAGCTCTCAATGTCCAATGTGCTGGCAATCAATTAGCCTGAAGGATCCAACCAG TCAGGAATTGCTTGAGGCTGTAGAACGGGAGAGGAATATTAGGCTTACTCCACCAAGAAGTGCAATATTTCATCATCCCACCCTTGGGGATTTTGAATTACAGCAT TTACCAGTGGGCACAAATGATCCTGAACTCGAAGAGCGAATAATTCAGCACttggctgctgctgctgctatGGGAAGGGCTCACCACATTGCTCGAAGGGAAGGCCAGAGGAGTCGTTCATCTGCTCATGGGCGTTCACACTTCTTGGTATTCTCAACTCATCCTAATGCAACTGCTTCAAGTCCTGTTCCTGCCTCTCTGGCTCAGGTAGGAGAAAATGAACCAGCTGCAATAACTGTAGCTAGTCCATCTATCCCACTTCCAGCTGGTGGGGATGAACCATCGCAGGAAATCCCACAATTTCCATCTGTTCAAACTGATCACATGTCTGCATCAGCATCCAGATCTGCTGTCACACCACGACGAATTTCCTTTAATAATCG CAGCTCTGCAAGTCAATCCTCACCTCCAGATCAAGATAGAGCAGGACCTTCTGAGTTACAGTCCTTTTCAGAATCCCTGAAGTCTCGACTTAATGCAGTATCAATGAG ATACAAAGAGTCGATTTCAAAGAGTACAAGAGGGTGGAAGGAGAGGCTGTTCTCTCGTAACAATTCCATGGCTGACCTTGGTTCTGAAGTTCGGAGAGAGGTGAATGCTGGAATTGCTAGTGTATCTCGCATGATGGAGCGTCTTGACACCAGGGAAAATAATGGGGCCGGCCAGGCTTCTGTATCAAATCATCTGGCTGATTCTGTTACGGAGCAGAGTAACCAGAATGAGAGAGAGACTCCTGAAAACCCTCTGAACGACAGCAATACACCAGCTGCTTGTGCTGCAAGCTCGGGTTCAAATTAA
- the LOC117920412 gene encoding E3 ubiquitin-protein ligase RHF2A-like isoform X3 has translation MMLAAYALKHSVTVILLRCQRSSQCPMCWQSISLKDPTSQELLEAVERERNIRLTPPRSAIFHHPTLGDFELQHLPVGTNDPELEERIIQHLAAAAAMGRAHHIARREGQRSRSSAHGRSHFLVFSTHPNATASSPVPASLAQVGENEPAAITVASPSIPLPAGGDEPSQEIPQFPSVQTDHMSASASRSAVTPRRISFNNRSSASQSSPPDQDRAGPSELQSFSESLKSRLNAVSMRYKESISKSTRGWKERLFSRNNSMADLGSEVRREVNAGIASVSRMMERLDTRENNGAGQASVSNHLADSVTEQSNQNERETPENPLNDSNTPAACAASSGSN, from the exons ATGATGCTTGCAGCATATGCCTTGAAGCATTCTGTGACAGTGATCCTTCTACG GTGCCAGAGAAGCTCTCAATGTCCAATGTGCTGGCAATCAATTAGCCTGAAGGATCCAACCAG TCAGGAATTGCTTGAGGCTGTAGAACGGGAGAGGAATATTAGGCTTACTCCACCAAGAAGTGCAATATTTCATCATCCCACCCTTGGGGATTTTGAATTACAGCAT TTACCAGTGGGCACAAATGATCCTGAACTCGAAGAGCGAATAATTCAGCACttggctgctgctgctgctatGGGAAGGGCTCACCACATTGCTCGAAGGGAAGGCCAGAGGAGTCGTTCATCTGCTCATGGGCGTTCACACTTCTTGGTATTCTCAACTCATCCTAATGCAACTGCTTCAAGTCCTGTTCCTGCCTCTCTGGCTCAGGTAGGAGAAAATGAACCAGCTGCAATAACTGTAGCTAGTCCATCTATCCCACTTCCAGCTGGTGGGGATGAACCATCGCAGGAAATCCCACAATTTCCATCTGTTCAAACTGATCACATGTCTGCATCAGCATCCAGATCTGCTGTCACACCACGACGAATTTCCTTTAATAATCG CAGCTCTGCAAGTCAATCCTCACCTCCAGATCAAGATAGAGCAGGACCTTCTGAGTTACAGTCCTTTTCAGAATCCCTGAAGTCTCGACTTAATGCAGTATCAATGAG ATACAAAGAGTCGATTTCAAAGAGTACAAGAGGGTGGAAGGAGAGGCTGTTCTCTCGTAACAATTCCATGGCTGACCTTGGTTCTGAAGTTCGGAGAGAGGTGAATGCTGGAATTGCTAGTGTATCTCGCATGATGGAGCGTCTTGACACCAGGGAAAATAATGGGGCCGGCCAGGCTTCTGTATCAAATCATCTGGCTGATTCTGTTACGGAGCAGAGTAACCAGAATGAGAGAGAGACTCCTGAAAACCCTCTGAACGACAGCAATACACCAGCTGCTTGTGCTGCAAGCTCGGGTTCAAATTAA
- the LOC117920412 gene encoding E3 ubiquitin-protein ligase RHF2A-like isoform X2 has product MEVEGMEEVKNSENHMTSAAAFVEGGVQEACDDACSICLEAFCDSDPSTLTSCKHEFHLQCILEWCQRSSQCPMCWQSISLKDPTSQELLEAVERERNIRLTPPRSAIFHHPTLGDFELQHLPVGTNDPELEERIIQHLAAAAAMGRAHHIARREGQRSRSSAHGRSHFLVFSTHPNATASSPVPASLAQVGENEPAAITVASPSIPLPAGGDEPSQEIPQFPSVQTDHMSASASRSAVTPRRISFNNRSASQSSPPDQDRAGPSELQSFSESLKSRLNAVSMRYKESISKSTRGWKERLFSRNNSMADLGSEVRREVNAGIASVSRMMERLDTRENNGAGQASVSNHLADSVTEQSNQNERETPENPLNDSNTPAACAASSGSN; this is encoded by the exons ATGGAG GTTGAGGGGATGGAAGAGGTAAAAAATTCTGAGAATCATATGACATCAGCTGCAGCTTTTGTTGAAGGAGGAGTGCAAGAAGCTTGTGATGATGCTTGCAGCATATGCCTTGAAGCATTCTGTGACAGTGATCCTTCTACG TTGACTAGTTGCAAGCATGAGTTTCACCTTCAGTGCATTCTTGAATG GTGCCAGAGAAGCTCTCAATGTCCAATGTGCTGGCAATCAATTAGCCTGAAGGATCCAACCAG TCAGGAATTGCTTGAGGCTGTAGAACGGGAGAGGAATATTAGGCTTACTCCACCAAGAAGTGCAATATTTCATCATCCCACCCTTGGGGATTTTGAATTACAGCAT TTACCAGTGGGCACAAATGATCCTGAACTCGAAGAGCGAATAATTCAGCACttggctgctgctgctgctatGGGAAGGGCTCACCACATTGCTCGAAGGGAAGGCCAGAGGAGTCGTTCATCTGCTCATGGGCGTTCACACTTCTTGGTATTCTCAACTCATCCTAATGCAACTGCTTCAAGTCCTGTTCCTGCCTCTCTGGCTCAGGTAGGAGAAAATGAACCAGCTGCAATAACTGTAGCTAGTCCATCTATCCCACTTCCAGCTGGTGGGGATGAACCATCGCAGGAAATCCCACAATTTCCATCTGTTCAAACTGATCACATGTCTGCATCAGCATCCAGATCTGCTGTCACACCACGACGAATTTCCTTTAATAATCG CTCTGCAAGTCAATCCTCACCTCCAGATCAAGATAGAGCAGGACCTTCTGAGTTACAGTCCTTTTCAGAATCCCTGAAGTCTCGACTTAATGCAGTATCAATGAG ATACAAAGAGTCGATTTCAAAGAGTACAAGAGGGTGGAAGGAGAGGCTGTTCTCTCGTAACAATTCCATGGCTGACCTTGGTTCTGAAGTTCGGAGAGAGGTGAATGCTGGAATTGCTAGTGTATCTCGCATGATGGAGCGTCTTGACACCAGGGAAAATAATGGGGCCGGCCAGGCTTCTGTATCAAATCATCTGGCTGATTCTGTTACGGAGCAGAGTAACCAGAATGAGAGAGAGACTCCTGAAAACCCTCTGAACGACAGCAATACACCAGCTGCTTGTGCTGCAAGCTCGGGTTCAAATTAA